In Patescibacteria group bacterium, one DNA window encodes the following:
- a CDS encoding KilA-N domain-containing protein has protein sequence MSKNTKLNVKGYEIVTFKNNKNDYISLTDIARHKDPVNTDDIIKNWLRNRNTLELLGFWEIMYNPSFKPVEFDGFKKQAGLNSFTMTPKKWIESTGAIGIISKSGRYGGTFAHKDIAFEFASWISIEFKLYIIKEFQRLKEDESKNLHLEWNLQRTLAKVNYKIHTDAIKENLIPPELTKNQINSKYANEADLLNMALFGITAKIWRDQNPKLKGNIRDYATIEQLVVLSNLESINALLIREGLSQKDRILKLNITAIIQMKSLLTNNGVKKLRSPK, from the coding sequence ATGTCAAAAAACACAAAACTAAATGTTAAAGGTTACGAAATCGTTACCTTTAAAAATAACAAAAATGATTATATCTCTTTAACTGATATCGCAAGACATAAAGATCCTGTCAATACAGATGATATTATAAAAAATTGGCTCAGGAATAGAAATACATTGGAACTATTAGGTTTTTGGGAGATTATGTATAACCCAAGTTTTAAACCCGTCGAATTCGACGGGTTTAAAAAACAAGCGGGATTAAATAGTTTTACAATGACTCCCAAGAAATGGATTGAATCAACAGGTGCTATTGGAATTATTTCAAAATCAGGAAGATATGGTGGAACATTTGCGCATAAAGATATTGCATTTGAATTTGCTTCATGGATTTCCATTGAATTCAAATTATATATTATTAAAGAATTTCAACGTCTCAAAGAAGATGAATCAAAAAATCTTCATCTTGAATGGAATCTCCAAAGAACATTAGCAAAGGTTAATTACAAAATACATACTGATGCTATTAAAGAAAATCTAATCCCACCTGAATTGACCAAAAATCAAATTAATTCAAAATATGCCAACGAAGCGGATTTGCTCAATATGGCATTGTTTGGAATAACTGCAAAAATATGGCGAGATCAAAATCCAAAGTTAAAAGGAAATATTAGAGATTACGCCACAATTGAACAGTTAGTAGTTTTGTCCAATCTTGAAAGTATAAACGCATTGTTGATTCGTGAAGGACTTTCTCAGAAAGATCGAATCTTAAAATTAAATATCACTGCAATAATTCAGATGAAATCGCTTTTAACAAATAATGGAGTAAAAAAGTTAAGATCACCGAAATAA
- a CDS encoding dihydrofolate reductase family protein, protein MNKPITTLFMLMSVDGKISTGNVDALDVDKDFPKIKGIKEGLKQYYDIEKTTDINSLNSGRVLAKIGANKIQKNIIKTPVNFLIIDNEPHLDKIGVDNFIKKSKKLFIITTNKNHPAFLRKDADNLEIIYYENEIDFVDLFRKIKQDFGMKRLTIQTGGTLNSIFLRNKLIDKILIVVAPALIGGKETASLIGGKSLSSIDELKEIKALKLVNVKKLKDSYVYLKYDVINETKID, encoded by the coding sequence ATGAATAAACCAATTACAACATTATTTATGTTAATGTCTGTTGATGGAAAAATTTCAACTGGTAATGTTGATGCTCTAGATGTTGATAAAGATTTTCCGAAGATAAAAGGGATCAAAGAAGGATTAAAACAGTATTATGATATTGAGAAAACAACGGATATTAATTCTTTGAATTCTGGCAGAGTTTTAGCAAAAATTGGAGCAAACAAAATTCAAAAGAATATAATTAAAACTCCAGTCAATTTTTTAATTATTGATAATGAGCCACATCTAGATAAAATTGGTGTAGATAATTTTATCAAAAAAAGTAAAAAATTGTTTATCATTACAACAAATAAAAATCATCCAGCTTTTTTAAGAAAAGATGCTGATAATCTCGAAATTATTTATTATGAAAATGAAATTGATTTTGTAGATTTATTTAGAAAAATAAAACAAGATTTTGGAATGAAACGTCTGACAATCCAGACTGGCGGAACTTTGAATTCTATTTTTTTAAGAAATAAATTGATTGATAAAATTTTAATTGTTGTAGCTCCGGCATTAATTGGCGGTAAAGAAACTGCATCTTTGATTGGTGGAAAATCATTATCTTCGATTGATGAACTAAAAGAGATTAAAGCTTTAAAGCTAGTTAATGTGAAAAAGTTGAAAGACTCATATGTTTATTTGAAGTATGATGTTATTAATGAAACAAAAATTGATTAA
- a CDS encoding Bro-N domain-containing protein, translating to MDKINTITKIAIFRKKEIRRIIFNNEWWFSVNDIIEILTGTKRPRKYWSDLKRKLLKEGYFQLSEKIGRLKIVANDGKKYLTDCGNTETIFRIVQTVPSPKAEPFKRWLARVGYERIKEIEDPELAIKRTRMIYRAKGYPESWIEKRMRGIEVRETLTNEWKKRRVKEGQEYAILTAEISKATFGMTPSEYQKFKGLNRENLRDNMNDLELIFTMLGEASTTEIAKNKNALGFAKNKRAAYEGGSVAGKARKDLEKKSGKKVSTSENYLSKPNKKRLK from the coding sequence ATGGATAAAATAAATACAATAACTAAAATTGCTATTTTTAGGAAAAAAGAAATTCGGAGAATTATTTTTAATAATGAATGGTGGTTTTCGGTTAATGATATTATAGAGATTTTGACAGGTACCAAAAGACCTAGAAAGTATTGGAGTGATTTAAAGAGAAAGCTCTTGAAAGAAGGATATTTTCAGTTGTCCGAAAAAATCGGACGACTGAAAATAGTAGCGAATGATGGTAAAAAGTATTTGACTGACTGTGGAAATACAGAAACAATTTTTCGTATTGTTCAAACCGTTCCATCGCCAAAAGCAGAGCCTTTTAAACGATGGTTGGCAAGAGTTGGTTATGAGCGAATAAAAGAAATTGAGGATCCAGAATTGGCAATAAAAAGGACTAGAATGATTTATAGGGCTAAAGGATATCCAGAAAGCTGGATTGAAAAGAGGATGCGAGGAATTGAGGTACGAGAAACTTTAACAAATGAGTGGAAAAAGAGAAGAGTAAAAGAAGGTCAGGAATATGCGATTTTAACTGCGGAAATTTCTAAGGCAACTTTTGGGATGACACCAAGTGAATATCAGAAATTTAAGGGCTTGAATAGAGAAAACCTGCGAGACAATATGAATGATTTAGAATTAATTTTTACAATGCTTGGCGAAGCATCAACAACAGAAATTGCTAAAAATAAAAATGCTTTAGGTTTTGCTAAAAATAAACGAGCGGCTTATGAGGGTGGTAGTGTGGCTGGTAAAGCGAGAAAAGATTTGGAGAAAAAAAGTGGCAAAAAAGTTTCAACGAGTGAAAATTATTTATCAAAGCCTAATAAAAAAAGATTAAAATAA
- a CDS encoding radical SAM protein, translated as MTGFREILAMPLDEALNLARQIRRSNFSGMHQIRVASGYLISERCSADCKFCGWNNRIIPIEERPKLDAATLQKELTEIRDQRQGLELINNTQRINAKLLSELERFRFACQHCRVGLNIGLSREIGNFQFLQEMGYAYYVNDLETAPRIFGRMVTSHDWAEKLESMHLCKEAGLSLHSGFILGLGEEDADLEIIFQKLKQFQVDGIVINFFTPIHGVDLPSGLISPLEVLRRLAQLRIAFPNTSLVLGGGRKSYLGEGLIRVAFEIVDTIYTRSFLNHGNPYWLKEGEILEDLGY; from the coding sequence ATGACTGGATTTAGGGAAATTCTAGCTATGCCATTGGACGAAGCTTTGAATTTGGCAAGGCAAATCAGAAGGTCAAATTTTTCTGGAATGCACCAGATTCGAGTGGCAAGTGGTTATTTGATTTCTGAGAGATGCAGTGCAGATTGCAAATTTTGTGGTTGGAATAATAGGATTATTCCAATTGAAGAAAGGCCTAAGCTTGATGCTGCTACTTTGCAAAAAGAGCTTACTGAAATACGAGACCAGAGACAGGGATTGGAACTTATTAACAATACGCAAAGGATTAATGCAAAGTTGTTGTCGGAATTGGAAAGATTCAGATTTGCATGCCAACATTGCAGAGTTGGATTGAATATTGGGCTTTCAAGAGAAATTGGAAATTTTCAATTTTTACAAGAAATGGGCTATGCTTATTATGTTAATGATTTGGAAACTGCTCCGCGAATTTTTGGAAGGATGGTAACATCGCATGATTGGGCAGAAAAGCTTGAATCAATGCATCTGTGTAAAGAAGCTGGATTGTCACTTCATTCAGGTTTTATTCTTGGCTTGGGTGAGGAAGATGCTGATTTGGAAATTATCTTTCAAAAATTAAAACAATTCCAGGTTGATGGAATTGTAATTAATTTTTTTACTCCGATTCATGGTGTTGATTTGCCTTCAGGCTTGATTAGTCCTTTGGAAGTTTTACGAAGATTGGCTCAACTTCGAATTGCTTTTCCGAATACTTCGTTAGTTTTGGGAGGCGGTAGAAAAAGTTATCTTGGTGAAGGATTGATCAGAGTGGCATTTGAAATTGTGGATACGATTTATACTAGAAGTTTTTTGAATCATGGCAATCCATATTGGTTGAAAGAAGGCGAGATTTTGGAGGATTTAGGTTATTAG
- a CDS encoding DUF6512 family protein: MKTNKKIINWEIASTLFVIFFGSFLHFIYQISNNSEFVALFAPVNESVWEHLKLGFWALFIFMILEYFFINKLVHNFFLAKFLGIIAMELTIVIIFYSYTFFTKESILFVDISSFIIGAILCSLVCLKFYKFKLKTNFDSVAAIGLILIAFTFMVLTFFPPQVPIFFDKTVNQYGIPQK; the protein is encoded by the coding sequence ATGAAAACAAACAAAAAAATCATAAATTGGGAAATCGCTTCAACATTATTTGTAATCTTCTTCGGTTCTTTCCTGCATTTTATTTATCAAATTTCAAATAATTCCGAATTTGTTGCATTATTTGCGCCAGTCAATGAAAGCGTTTGGGAACATCTGAAACTTGGCTTTTGGGCCTTGTTCATTTTCATGATTTTAGAGTACTTTTTTATCAATAAATTAGTTCACAATTTTTTCCTTGCCAAATTTTTAGGAATTATTGCAATGGAATTAACAATTGTCATCATTTTTTATAGCTATACCTTTTTTACTAAAGAAAGCATTTTATTTGTTGACATCAGCTCATTCATTATTGGCGCCATTCTTTGCAGTCTAGTTTGTCTAAAATTTTATAAATTTAAATTAAAAACTAATTTTGATTCAGTTGCTGCAATTGGCTTAATTTTAATTGCTTTTACTTTTATGGTATTAACTTTCTTTCCTCCTCAAGTTCCAATCTTTTTTGATAAAACTGTTAACCAATACGGCATCCCACAAAAATAA
- the rpoD gene encoding RNA polymerase sigma factor RpoD — MERKEIKKEDIDYLIRKGREQGFVTENEIIYTIPYLEDHIDVLEDLIDEFIRNGIAVKQPEERLIMEEKKEKEGSKIDLSALSSDSIQMYLREIGKVPLLKNAEEVDLAKRKDAGDQEAFKMLVEANLRLVVSIAKKYTGRNLTLLDLIQEGNMGLFKAVEKFDYRKGYKFSTYATWWIRQAITRALADQSRTIRIPVHMVETINKFTQVERRLVQELGREPLPEEIASEMGIEIDKARNIIKINQDTVSLDTSVGEDDDESTLSDFIQDVKSVSPDQSAALRLLKDHIKEAIQYLTPREQKILEMRFGLVDGVGHTLEEVGREFGVTRERIRQIEAKALEKIRAHDLVKKLREY, encoded by the coding sequence ATAGAAAGAAAAGAAATCAAAAAAGAAGATATTGATTATTTGATTCGCAAAGGACGAGAACAAGGTTTTGTTACTGAAAATGAAATTATTTATACTATTCCTTATTTAGAAGATCATATTGATGTTTTGGAAGATTTGATTGATGAATTTATCAGAAATGGCATTGCAGTAAAACAGCCTGAAGAAAGATTGATTATGGAAGAAAAGAAAGAAAAAGAAGGATCTAAAATTGATTTGAGTGCGTTATCTTCTGATTCGATTCAGATGTATTTGAGAGAAATTGGCAAGGTACCATTATTAAAAAATGCTGAAGAAGTTGATCTAGCAAAAAGAAAAGATGCTGGAGATCAAGAAGCTTTCAAAATGTTAGTTGAAGCTAATTTGAGATTGGTTGTTTCCATTGCTAAAAAATATACTGGACGTAATTTGACTTTGCTTGATTTGATTCAGGAAGGAAATATGGGTTTGTTTAAAGCTGTTGAAAAATTTGATTATCGCAAAGGCTATAAGTTTTCAACATATGCAACTTGGTGGATTAGGCAAGCTATTACTCGCGCATTAGCTGATCAATCAAGAACAATTAGAATTCCAGTACACATGGTTGAGACAATTAATAAATTTACTCAAGTAGAAAGAAGATTAGTCCAGGAATTAGGTAGAGAGCCATTGCCAGAAGAAATTGCCTCTGAAATGGGAATTGAGATTGACAAAGCAAGAAATATAATTAAAATAAATCAAGACACTGTTTCTTTAGATACTTCGGTTGGTGAAGATGATGATGAAAGCACGTTATCTGATTTTATTCAGGATGTAAAAAGTGTTTCTCCAGATCAATCTGCAGCTTTAAGATTATTGAAAGATCATATCAAAGAAGCAATTCAATATTTGACTCCAAGAGAACAGAAAATTTTGGAAATGCGTTTTGGTTTGGTTGATGGAGTTGGACATACATTGGAAGAAGTAGGACGAGAATTTGGAGTAACACGTGAACGTATTAGACAGATTGAAGCGAAAGCACTTGAGAAAATTCGCGCTCATGATCTAGTAAAAAAACTTAGAGAGTATTAG
- a CDS encoding SET domain-containing protein, producing the protein MLVVKTKLKEIEGKGIGLIADQEIKKGQSTWVYNPIIDIKISKKDIPKLAQEFFNTYSVDIGKDYVFLNIDNARFTNHSDNPNTENLGTPDKDNIAIKDIHIGEEITVDYNKIDINKIDFHTN; encoded by the coding sequence ATGCTTGTAGTAAAAACAAAGCTTAAAGAAATCGAAGGAAAAGGAATTGGATTAATTGCAGATCAAGAAATTAAAAAAGGTCAATCAACTTGGGTTTATAACCCCATTATTGATATAAAAATATCCAAAAAAGATATTCCAAAATTAGCTCAAGAATTTTTCAATACTTATTCTGTTGATATTGGTAAGGATTATGTTTTTCTCAATATCGATAATGCAAGATTCACGAATCATTCAGATAATCCAAATACTGAAAACCTAGGCACGCCGGATAAAGATAATATTGCGATTAAGGATATTCATATTGGAGAAGAAATAACAGTTGATTACAACAAAATTGATATAAACAAAATTGATTTTCATACAAATTAA
- a CDS encoding DUF202 domain-containing protein — protein sequence MKNKVNNLILRDHLALDRTNLANERTFLSYVRTSLAFIILGASIIKLLPTTFYLIIGLITLTIGSTFFFFGTYKFYQFKKKINQNYYNDQQILTSQKQNAEESNTRTANPIIYRRPKVFPVSQTNFKDYPRN from the coding sequence ATGAAAAATAAAGTTAACAATTTGATTCTCAGAGACCATCTTGCCTTAGACCGCACCAACCTCGCCAATGAACGAACTTTTTTATCTTATGTCAGAACTTCTCTTGCCTTCATAATTTTAGGCGCCTCAATCATAAAATTATTACCTACTACTTTCTATCTAATTATCGGCTTAATTACTTTGACAATCGGATCAACCTTTTTCTTTTTCGGCACTTATAAATTCTATCAATTCAAGAAAAAAATAAATCAAAATTACTACAATGATCAACAAATCTTGACATCTCAAAAACAAAATGCCGAAGAATCCAACACAAGAACAGCAAATCCAATAATATATCGACGACCAAAAGTATTTCCAGTATCGCAAACCAACTTCAAAGATTATCCAAGAAATTAA
- the dnaG gene encoding DNA primase, whose protein sequence is MFGKPSEEIKEKLDIIDVISEYIQLQPAGMNNFKARCPFHNEKTPSLFVSKDKQIFKCFGCSVGGDIFTFVMKMEGLEFVDALRILANKAGVELKREQPEFYSKRAKVLEILKLSAEYYHQALLKSKSGQIARDYIISRKLKPETVQQFKLGFSPDDWEMLSRFLRSRGFKDDEILASGLVVPRRSNQETENRKQNLGYYDRFRFRLMFPIWDGQNNVVGFTARQLREEKNMGKYINTPQSLAYDKSRVLYGLNFAKSEIRREDQVIIVEGNMDVIASHQANVTNVVASSGTALTSMQIDLIKRYTNNVVFSFDMDLAGNMATQRGIDLALESGLNIKVTMPEKDGKVKDPDDIIKTEGVKVWKDVINSAKSIMDYYFESNLSKLDLAKVEDKKAMAKFLLPKIKKISDKVEQAFYLQKLAGLISVGEDVLRDEMRILVERSEYKKPSAFAPTAVGASADNESETDLLQERLFGLIMSNFHNFKKLENFDLGLFNERITSLYKEIKAYYNNTKSFEFHSFCSELEKDSAGLTLFAKELVLGIEKEQSQRERGEIFVPNDEIDKCLKRLIEIDLKKKMVEIEAEMRNAEVAKDVKKVTELSTQFNILSQKLKY, encoded by the coding sequence ATGTTTGGTAAACCATCTGAAGAAATAAAAGAAAAATTGGATATTATTGATGTGATTTCAGAATATATCCAATTACAACCTGCTGGCATGAATAATTTTAAAGCAAGGTGTCCTTTTCATAACGAAAAAACGCCTTCTCTTTTTGTGTCTAAAGATAAACAAATTTTCAAATGCTTCGGCTGTTCCGTCGGAGGTGATATATTCACTTTTGTGATGAAAATGGAAGGATTGGAATTTGTTGATGCATTAAGAATTCTTGCGAACAAAGCTGGAGTTGAATTAAAAAGAGAACAGCCAGAATTTTATTCTAAGCGAGCAAAAGTTTTAGAAATTTTAAAATTATCAGCTGAATATTATCATCAAGCATTATTAAAAAGTAAAAGCGGACAAATTGCGCGAGATTATATTATTTCTAGAAAATTAAAACCAGAAACAGTTCAGCAATTTAAATTAGGATTTTCGCCTGATGATTGGGAAATGCTATCTAGATTTTTGCGTTCTCGTGGGTTTAAAGATGATGAGATTTTGGCTTCGGGTTTAGTGGTACCTAGACGAAGTAATCAGGAAACAGAAAACAGAAAACAGAACCTTGGTTATTATGATAGATTTAGGTTTCGTTTAATGTTTCCGATTTGGGATGGGCAGAATAATGTAGTTGGATTTACTGCAAGGCAATTACGTGAAGAAAAAAATATGGGCAAATATATTAATACTCCGCAATCATTGGCTTATGATAAAAGCAGAGTATTGTATGGATTGAATTTTGCAAAATCGGAAATTAGGCGAGAAGACCAAGTCATTATTGTAGAAGGAAATATGGATGTGATTGCCTCGCATCAAGCAAATGTTACAAATGTAGTGGCATCTTCTGGAACTGCGCTAACATCAATGCAAATTGATTTAATAAAAAGATATACAAATAATGTTGTTTTTTCTTTTGATATGGATTTAGCTGGAAATATGGCAACGCAAAGAGGAATCGATTTAGCATTGGAATCTGGATTAAATATTAAAGTAACAATGCCAGAAAAAGATGGGAAAGTGAAAGATCCTGATGACATTATAAAAACTGAAGGTGTAAAGGTTTGGAAAGATGTGATTAATTCTGCAAAATCAATTATGGATTATTATTTTGAAAGTAATTTGAGCAAGTTAGATTTGGCAAAAGTAGAAGATAAAAAAGCAATGGCAAAATTTTTATTGCCTAAAATTAAAAAGATTTCTGACAAAGTTGAGCAGGCATTTTATTTGCAAAAACTAGCTGGATTGATTTCTGTTGGTGAAGATGTTTTGCGTGATGAAATGCGAATTTTGGTTGAGCGTTCTGAATATAAAAAACCATCCGCCTTCGCTCCAACTGCGGTTGGAGCTTCGGCGGACAATGAAAGTGAAACAGATTTATTGCAGGAACGGTTATTCGGTTTGATTATGAGTAATTTTCATAATTTTAAGAAGCTGGAAAATTTCGATTTAGGGCTATTTAATGAGCGGATAACTTCACTTTACAAAGAAATAAAAGCGTATTATAATAATACTAAATCATTTGAGTTCCATTCTTTTTGTTCTGAATTAGAAAAGGATTCGGCTGGTTTGACTTTATTTGCTAAAGAATTGGTTTTAGGGATCGAAAAAGAACAAAGCCAACGTGAGAGAGGCGAGATTTTTGTACCAAATGATGAGATTGATAAATGCTTGAAAAGATTGATTGAAATTGATTTAAAGAAAAAAATGGTTGAAATAGAGGCAGAAATGCGAAATGCAGAAGTTGCAAAAGATGTTAAAAAAGTCACAGAATTAAGTACACAATTCAATATTTTGTCACAGAAGTTAAAATATTAG
- a CDS encoding cupin domain-containing protein: MKGFNANIEQETLQNTNFRKVLYTGKHSQLVLMSLKPKEEIGMEVHNDNDQFFRFEKGQGLCIIDGNEYDLKDGSAIVVPSGAQHNIINTSDTEDLKLYTIYSPAHHKDGIVRATKEEATKNGPEFDGKTTE; this comes from the coding sequence ATGAAAGGATTCAACGCCAACATCGAACAAGAAACTTTACAAAACACCAATTTTCGTAAAGTCTTATATACAGGCAAACACAGTCAATTAGTTTTAATGAGCTTGAAACCAAAAGAAGAAATCGGCATGGAAGTTCATAATGACAATGACCAATTTTTTCGTTTTGAAAAAGGCCAAGGATTATGCATAATTGATGGCAATGAATATGATTTAAAAGACGGATCTGCAATTGTTGTTCCGTCAGGTGCACAACATAATATTATTAATACTTCAGACACTGAAGATCTAAAACTATATACAATTTATTCTCCTGCTCATCACAAAGATGGAATTGTCAGAGCCACAAAAGAAGAAGCAACAAAAAACGGACCAGAATTTGATGGCAAAACAACAGAATAA
- a CDS encoding DUF192 domain-containing protein, translating into MHWNFYTNNHKKILNRNTKIIILALILFFISVITISAYFFQKNKNQTLTNKVAPTFTKNGELQFLKKDNSLITTIDIEIAENDQERAKGLMWRKSMPENSGMLFLFDNEKQLSFWMKNTLIPLDIIYVNKLKEITDIHNNTVPLSEISIPSKKPVQFTIEVIAGFCNNNQINIGDKIKF; encoded by the coding sequence ATGCATTGGAATTTTTATACAAATAATCACAAAAAAATCCTTAATAGAAATACAAAAATAATCATTCTCGCTTTGATTCTGTTTTTTATCTCAGTAATTACAATATCTGCTTATTTTTTTCAAAAAAACAAGAATCAAACATTAACAAATAAAGTCGCTCCAACTTTTACCAAAAATGGCGAGCTTCAATTTCTCAAAAAAGACAATAGCTTAATTACTACAATTGACATTGAAATTGCCGAAAATGATCAAGAAAGAGCAAAAGGTCTAATGTGGCGAAAATCAATGCCAGAAAATTCCGGAATGCTATTTCTTTTTGATAATGAAAAACAATTATCTTTCTGGATGAAAAATACTTTGATTCCATTAGACATTATTTATGTTAACAAACTTAAAGAAATAACTGATATTCACAATAATACTGTGCCACTTAGCGAAATATCAATTCCATCAAAAAAACCAGTCCAATTTACTATTGAAGTTATTGCTGGATTTTGCAATAATAATCAGATCAATATTGGCGATAAAATTAAATTTTAA